Below is a window of Halomicrobium mukohataei DSM 12286 DNA.
CAAGGACGAGCTCTTTGATGTGCATGGGGTCGCTCGTGGCCCAGCCTTACGCGACGATGATGTCGGAGTCAGACTCGGCCTCGCTTTCCTCTCGGTTGTGTTCGTCCTTACCGTCCGCTTGCTTAGTACTGTCGGCTACGGTCGTCTCACTCGTCGCTTCGGTGTCAGGTTCCGGCGCGGCGTCGTCTGGCTGCTCGTCGGCGTCGGTCGCCTTCGGCGCGAGGCCGATGTCCTCGTCGACCGCGCTCTCCAGTTCCCGCAGTCGGACCTTGCACTCGACGAGTTCGTCGGTGAGTCCTTCGACGGAGGCTTCCAGTTCTTTGACGCGCGCTTCGAGTTCCTCGACACGGTTGCCGCACATACCCAGCACCTGCCGGTCTGTCCACTTATACCTACGTCAGACATTGACAACGAGCGTGACAGGTCGCCGAACATACTACGGGCTGTAAATCTGTGAACGATTTCGCCACCCCGGGGTGGCGAAGATCTTCACGAAGTTACAGCCGGCAGTATCACGAAGTTACAGCCGGCAGTATCAGTCTGGCCGCCGCGGGACCTCGACAGAGAGCGTCATGACCCCGGAGAGGTCGATCTCGTCGCCGGGACCGATCCGGGTTCGCTCGCCGGGTCGAAGCCGCTCGCCGTTGCATCGGGTCAGCCCGTCCCCGCCGACGATCAGCGTGAAGCCGTGTTCGTCCCGGACGAAGCGTAGCTGGCCGTCGTCGATCCACTTCGCGTGCTCGGCCTCGTCGGCCCCGCGCAGCATCGCCCGGAGCTTCTCGTCGACGGTGTCTCCGTCGCCGACGACGACGCGCTGATTCCCGTACCCCAGCGCGAGCCGGCCCGGAACGGGACCGTTCCCGCGGGTGGCGGTGGTGGTCGTCGACGCTGTCGCCCCGGACGACTGCTGGGTGCCGCCGCTCGGCGACGACCCGCTCCCGGTCGAGGGAGTGGCGTCGCCGTCTGCGGGCTGGTCGGTGTCGTCGCTCGATCCGGCCCGGTGGTGGGCGGTCGCCTCGTCGTCGCTCGCTGTCGAACCGGAGACGGCGTCGCGGACGCGCCAGTTGGGCTGTGGGACCAGCGCGCTCGCCCGCCCTCGAAGCGCGGCCCCGTCGAGCCACCACGGCACGTCCGAGTCGGCGAGCACGTAGCGACGGACGCCGACGGCGAGCAACAGCAAGAGCGCCTGTGGAACGAAGGTGAAGTACTCCAGCAACGCGGGGGAGTCGTTTCCCTGCTGGACCGCCAGGGCCGGATCGACGCCACCCGCGACGCCGGTCGCCGCGGCCGTCAGCGCGACGACAGACAGCCCGATTCTCGTCCGTGGACGACGTGGATGGCTGGCGGTCGCCGTCGGAGCCAAGCGCCGGCCCCGGCGCTGGCTGTCCGCCCGCGGCCCGTCGTCCCGAGACGTGCTGTCCATGGTTCTCACCGACTACGGCAGTGCTGTTCGTCGGCGATGGACTGGCGTGACCGCCGACGAACGACCACTAATCGTCCGGTCGGGAAGCCTCATAGCGTTTGGGGCCGCCGAGCGAGGTGGCGTCCCGGAGGTCGTTAGCCTTTAGCCGCCCGCCACCGAACCGCGGGTAATGACTGCGCAAGCTGCCGAATCGCGCGAGCTCGCGACCGTCATCGGGCTCGAGGTGCACGTCCAACTCGAGACCGACACGAAGATCTTCTGTGGCTGTTCGACCGACAGCGGCGAGGAGCCAAACACCAACACCTGCCCCGTCTGTCTCGGGCTCCCCGGCGCGCTCCCGGTGCTCAACGAGGCGGCCGTCGAATCTGCCGTCAAGATCGGCAAGGCCATCGACGCTTCGATCCCCGAAGAGACGACGTTCCACCGGAAGAACTACTACTACCCCGACCTGCCGAAGAACTTCCAGATCACCCAGTACGACTCGCCGATCTGTCAGGACGGCGAGCTGGAGTTCTCTCACGAGGGGGACAGTCGCACCGTCGGCATCCGGCGTGCCCACCTCGAAGAGGACCCCGGCTCGATCAAGCACGTCCGCGAGGGCACCGGTCCGCTCGACTCGCGGACGACCGGGATCGACCGCGCGGACTACACGCTCGTCGACTACAACCGCGCTGGGACGCCGCTCATGGAGATCGTCACCCGGCCGGACTTCCGGGACCCCGTCGAGGTGCGGGCCTTCCTCGAAAAGCTGGAGGAGGTCCTCGAATACCTGGGCGTGTTCGACGCCACCCGCGACGGCAGCCTACGCATCGACGCGAACCTCTCGCTGATCGACGCCGAGGACGTGAACGACGACGGGAGCATCGACGAGGCCGTGCTCGAAGCGGCGAACCGCACCGAAGTCAAGAACATCTCCAGTCACAAGGGCGCGGAGACGGCGCTGGCCTTCGAGGCCTCCCGCCAGAAGAAGCTCGTCCAGTCGGGCCGCGAGGTCGCCCAGGAGACCCGGCACTTCAACGAGACCCACGGCAACACCGTCGGGATGCGCTCGAAGGAAGAGGAGAAAGACTACCGCTACTTCCGCGAGGCCGATCTCCCGCCGCTCCGGGTCAGCCACTGGAAAGAAGAGATCGACATTCCGGAGCTGCCCGACGCCCGCCGGGACCGCTTCGTCTCGGAGTACGACCTCAGCGAAGAGGCCGCCTCGAAGCTCACATCGACGAAGCAGGTCGCCGACTTCTTCGAGGCCGTCGCCGAGCGCTTCGACGCCGATCTGGCGGCGACGTGGGTCGCTGACGAGCTGCTGGGCGAACTGAACTACCGCGACATGCTGATCACGGACGTCGAGGACCGCTTCGACGAGATCGAACGCCTCGTCGAACTCGTCGCCGACGACGAGATCACCGCCAAGAACGCAAAGGAGACGGTCCTCCGAGAGATGCTCGACGAGGGCGACGATCCCGACGCGATCGTCGACAGCGAGGGGCTGGGCAAGACCAGCGGCGACGCGGTCCAGCAGGCCGTCGAGGCCGCCATCGAGGAGAACCCCGACGCCGTCGCCGACTACGAGGACGGCGACGACGGCGCGATCAACTTCCTCGTCGGCCAGGTCATGGGCAAGACCGGCGGCAGCGCCGACCCGGGCGACGTGAACCAGCTGTTGCGGGCGGAGTTAGATGGCTAGGCGGCTTCGGAAGCCGTGTCCTCGGCCCGACACCGATGACATCCGAACGACTGTGTCGCCAGAGTAACTAAGCGCCAGCCCCACAGGAACACAACAACCACATGCAACAGTATCTCGATCTCGTCGATTCGACGCTTCGCGGTGGGACCTACAAGCCCAATCGAACGGGCGTCGACACGGTCGCGTCGTTCAGCCAGCACTACGAAGTCGATCTCGCCGAGGGGTTCCCCCTGCTGACGACCAAGGACCTCTCTGGCTTTCGGTGGAACTCGCTGATCCACGAGCTGCTGTGGTACCTCTCGGGCGAGGAGCACATCCGAGAGCTACGAGAGGAGACCGGGATCTGGGACGCCTGGGCCGACGAAGAGGGCCACCTCGACACCGCCTACGGTCGGTTCTGGCGGCGCTACCCGATCCCAGACGACGACGCCCGACTCCCCGGCGAGAGCTGGCCCGACGACGCCCACCGCTGGGTCAACGACGACGGGACGTTCGACCAGCTCGCCTACGTGATAGACCAGCTCGAAGAGAACCCCCGCTCTCGCCGGCTCGTCGTCAACGCCTGGCACCCGGCGAACGCGACGGTCTCGACGCTGCCGCCCTGTCACTACACGTTCGTGTTCAACGTCCAGGGCGGTCGCCTGAACGTCCACCTGACCCAGCGCTCGGGCGACATCGCGCTGGGAGTCCCCTTCAACGTCGCCGCGTACTCGTTGCTGGCCCAGGCCGTCGCTCAGCGCACCGACTTCGAACTGGGCTCTTTCGCCCACACCATCGTCGACGCCCACGTCTACTGCGGGGCGGGCGCTCGGGGCGAGTGGTACGCCGACAACCTCGACGGGCTACAGGAACGACTCCAGCACGTCGACGCGAAGGAGGACTACCGCGCGGTCCGGGAGTGGCTCGAATCGACCGCACCGGCCGAGGACGACGGACACGAGGGGTACGACCACGTGCCAGGCCTGCTCGAACAGTGCGCTCGCGAACCCCGTAAACGCCCGACCATGGAGATCGCCGACACGCCCCTCGACGACCTGACCTACGACGACTTCGAACTGCACGGCTACGATCCCGCGCCGGGGATCTCCTTCTCGGTGGCCGAGTGATGGCGGCCGAGGGAACCGACGCCGAGACCGACATCGAGATCGTGCTCGTGGCCGCCGTCGCCGAGAACGGCGTCATCGGAACGGACGGCGAGCTGCCCTGGCACTACTCAGAGGACCTCGCACACTTCAAGGAGACGACGATGGGCCACCCGGTCGTGATGGGGCGACGGACCTTCGAGGGGATCGTCGCGGACCTCGGCGAGCCGCTGCCCGGCCGAACGAACGTCGTCCTGACGAGCCAGCGGCGTGACTTTCCGGACGGTGCCGTCGGCGCGGGGTCGCTCACGGCGGCGGTCGGCGCGGCCCGCGAGACCGGTAGCGAGACCGCCTACGTCGTCGGCGGCGCGACCGTCTACGAGCAGTTCCTGCCCGACGCCGACCGCCTCGTCCTGACGGAGGTCCACGACCAGTACGAGGGCGACACGTACTTCCCCGAAGTGGCGTGGGACGACTGGCGAGAGGCGTCTCGGGACGACCGTGGGGAACTCTCCTTCGTCGAGTACGTTCGTCGGGAGTAGCGGGCGCTCATACGGATGATTGTAGTTGCGTACCGGTGACCGTCGCCAGGGGGGAGACGATCACCGGTCTATCGCGACAATAATCCGTATCACTCTCGGGTCGCGCGGTCGCCGCCGACCGGCACTTCGCCGTCGTCCGTCGACGCGCTCGCTGCGGGATCGCGCCGGAGGAGCCAGGCGAACAGGCCGGCAGCGAGCAGTTCGACGCTCTTGATGACGCCCTCGATCGGCGTCGTGACGTAGTGATCGTAGATCGTGTAGAGGACGCCGCCGTGGGTGTGGCCGCCGGTCTCGGGTGCCGGCAAGCCGGTGAGGAAGGCACCGTGGCCCGTCTGGTGCCAGGCGACCCAGGCGAGGAAGGAAAGCACCATCAGTCCGGCTCCGGCGAGATAGCCCCGGCGGACGGTGAGGTAGTCCCGCGTCACGAGGTAGGGGCCGGCCAGCAACACGAGCGCGAAGGCGACGAAGAGAAACGGGCGTGGATCGGGGATCAGGCCGCGGCTCGCGAGCGAGCCGAGTCCCTGGAGGTAGACGAGCATTCGCGGGAACCCCCACCAGAGGTGGTAGGCGGCAGTGACGAACACGAGCCCGGCGGCGACGGCGCGGGCGATCCTGACCGATCGGTCCATGGTCGACGTTGCCACTCGTCCGAAATGAGTCCGTCGAAGCGAACTCCGGGCGAGACCGAAGCCTACACCACCCCCGCCGCTAAATCGGAGACCAATGAGTGAGATGACAGTCTACGAGGATCGGCTCGCCCGCCAGATGGACCGCGGGGAGTTCGTCCTCGCGGTCGTCACGGCGACGAAGCCAGACTTCTACAAGCAAGCGCCGGTCGTCGACGCCGCCCGCGAGCGGGGCCTGCCCTGTTTCGTCCTCCACACCGGCCAGCACTACGACGACGTGCTCGGCCACGGGCTGGCGGAGTACGACCTCGAAGACCGGATCGCGGTCGACCTGGGCATCCGCGGCGGGCTCTCGGAGAAGACCGCGCAGGTCCACGAGCGCATCAGCGAGCTGGCCGACCGACTCGAACAGTGGGAGGACACGACCGTGTTGCCGCTGGTCCACGGCGACACCCACGCCGCTGGCATCGTCCCCCAGGCCTGGCAGTTCGCCACCAACCAGGCGGTCGCCCACAACGAGGCCGGACTGCGCGGCATGTCGCCGGACTTCGACTTCGACGCCGACCCCGCTGCGACCGTCGAGGCCCAGTGGGAGGGCGAGTGGTCGCTCAACCGCGCCGAACCCTTCCCCGAGCAGTACGACACCTTCGTCGGTTCGGCGGCCTCACACTATCACTTCGCACCGGTCGATCTGAACCGCGAGCACCTCGAAAGCGAGGGGTACCCCACCGCGGTCGACGGCCGCGAGCGGATCCCCGTCGTCGGCAACTCCGTCGTCGACGCCATCGCCCAGAAGACCGACGCCGACCTCGAAGAGAGCATCTTCGACATCTACCCGGTCCTGGCGGAACGCGACGACTGGATTCGGGTGGACATCCACCGCCGGGCGAACCTCCTGCCCGAGCGGTTCAGCGCCATCGTCGAGGCCGTGATCGGCCTCGTCGAAGCTGGCTACAACGTCAACTTCCTCGAACTCACCGCGACCAGGAAGGCCCTCGAAGAGTACGGCTACCGCGAGCGCCTGCTCGCGCTGGAAGCCGAGCGCGAGAACTTCCTCTTTACCGGGCTCTGGAAGAAGCACGCCCACGTCTACGAGTTCCTCCAGTCCGGTCAGTGCCTCGCGGAACTGACCGACTCGGGGAGTATGCAAGAAGAGCTCAACGTCATCGACGAGACGATCTGTCTCACCGCGCGCTTCAACACGGACCGGCCCGAGACGGTCTTCGACGCGGAGACGAACCTCCTCGTACCGCCGGTTTCGGGCGAGTACATGACCGAGATGGTCGAGTACGTCGTCGAGACCGACGACGTGCGCGAACGGCTCCAGTCCGGCGAGACCATCTACGGCGAGAACCCCGCCGAGCAGATCGTCGCGTTCCTCGACGACCGCCGCGACGACGTGCCCTTCGACTGGGCTCACGATCGCGTGGGCTTCGAGACCGGAGCCGCCGACTTCGAGTATCTGTAGCACCGGCCTGCGAGCGGCGAGGGCGTTCGTCGGATCGGCTTCGTTCGAGGGCAGACTCGCGTCCGGGCGCGCGCTCGACGCACGGGGCCGCCCACGCGTCCGCAACCGCACTCACACACGCGCTATCGCCCAGATTCTGGCGAAAGCCTTTAGAACACAGTCGGCCGTACCCGGAGATATGATCGAACGGTCTGGTGATGGCGCGTGGAACTGATCATCACCGAAAAGGAGAACGCCGCCCGCCGCATCGCGGAGATTCTCAGCGACGGCGCTGCGACCGCCGAGCGCGAGAACGGCGTCAACGTCTACCGCTGGGGGACCAAACGCTGCATGGGGCTGTCGGGACACGTCGTCGGCGTGGACTTCCCGCCGGAGTACTCCGACTGGCGCGACGTCGAGCCGGCGGAGCTGGTCGCGGCAGACGTGGTCAAGTCCGCGACCCAGGAGAACATCGTCGCGACCCTGCGCAAGCTGGCCCGCAGGGCCGACGAGGCGACGATCGCGACGGACTACGACCGCGAGGGGGAGCTGATCGGCAAGGAGGCGTACGAACTGATCCGCGAAGAGACCGACGTGCCCGTCGATCGCGTGCGGTTCTCCTCGATCACCGACCGCGAGGTCCGGGAGGCCTTCGCCAACCCCGACGAGATCGACTTCGACCTCGCCGCCGCCGGTGAGGCCCGACAGGTGATCGACCTCGTGTGGGGCGCGGCGCTGACTCGGTTCCTCTCGCTGTCGGCCCGACAGCTCGGCGACGACTTCATCTCGGTCGGCCGCGTCCAGTCCCCGACGCTGAAGCTGATCGTCGACCGCGAGCGCGAGATCCAGGCGTTCGATCCCGAGGACTACTGGGAGATATTCGGCGACCTCCAGGGCGACGACGCCGCCTTCGAGGCTCAGTACTTCTACGACGACGACGGCAGCGAGGCCGAGCGCGTCTGGGACGAGGCGACCGCCGAATCCGTCTACGAGGACCTGGCCGCGCTCGACGCCGCGACGGTCACGTCCGTCCGCGAGCGGACCCGCACCGACGCGCCACCGGAGCCGTTCAACACCACCGCCTTCATCTCCGCCGCGGGCTCGCTTGGCTACTCGGCCCAGCGGGCGATGAGCCTCGCAGAGGAGCTGTACACCGCCGGCTACATGACCTACCCCCGGACGGACAACACGGTCTATCCCGAGGACCTGGAGC
It encodes the following:
- a CDS encoding DUF7518 family protein, producing MCGNRVEELEARVKELEASVEGLTDELVECKVRLRELESAVDEDIGLAPKATDADEQPDDAAPEPDTEATSETTVADSTKQADGKDEHNREESEAESDSDIIVA
- the thyA gene encoding thymidylate synthase: MQQYLDLVDSTLRGGTYKPNRTGVDTVASFSQHYEVDLAEGFPLLTTKDLSGFRWNSLIHELLWYLSGEEHIRELREETGIWDAWADEEGHLDTAYGRFWRRYPIPDDDARLPGESWPDDAHRWVNDDGTFDQLAYVIDQLEENPRSRRLVVNAWHPANATVSTLPPCHYTFVFNVQGGRLNVHLTQRSGDIALGVPFNVAAYSLLAQAVAQRTDFELGSFAHTIVDAHVYCGAGARGEWYADNLDGLQERLQHVDAKEDYRAVREWLESTAPAEDDGHEGYDHVPGLLEQCAREPRKRPTMEIADTPLDDLTYDDFELHGYDPAPGISFSVAE
- the gatB gene encoding Asp-tRNA(Asn)/Glu-tRNA(Gln) amidotransferase subunit GatB translates to MTAQAAESRELATVIGLEVHVQLETDTKIFCGCSTDSGEEPNTNTCPVCLGLPGALPVLNEAAVESAVKIGKAIDASIPEETTFHRKNYYYPDLPKNFQITQYDSPICQDGELEFSHEGDSRTVGIRRAHLEEDPGSIKHVREGTGPLDSRTTGIDRADYTLVDYNRAGTPLMEIVTRPDFRDPVEVRAFLEKLEEVLEYLGVFDATRDGSLRIDANLSLIDAEDVNDDGSIDEAVLEAANRTEVKNISSHKGAETALAFEASRQKKLVQSGREVAQETRHFNETHGNTVGMRSKEEEKDYRYFREADLPPLRVSHWKEEIDIPELPDARRDRFVSEYDLSEEAASKLTSTKQVADFFEAVAERFDADLAATWVADELLGELNYRDMLITDVEDRFDEIERLVELVADDEITAKNAKETVLREMLDEGDDPDAIVDSEGLGKTSGDAVQQAVEAAIEENPDAVADYEDGDDGAINFLVGQVMGKTGGSADPGDVNQLLRAELDG
- a CDS encoding UDP-N-acetyl glucosamine 2-epimerase, giving the protein MSEMTVYEDRLARQMDRGEFVLAVVTATKPDFYKQAPVVDAARERGLPCFVLHTGQHYDDVLGHGLAEYDLEDRIAVDLGIRGGLSEKTAQVHERISELADRLEQWEDTTVLPLVHGDTHAAGIVPQAWQFATNQAVAHNEAGLRGMSPDFDFDADPAATVEAQWEGEWSLNRAEPFPEQYDTFVGSAASHYHFAPVDLNREHLESEGYPTAVDGRERIPVVGNSVVDAIAQKTDADLEESIFDIYPVLAERDDWIRVDIHRRANLLPERFSAIVEAVIGLVEAGYNVNFLELTATRKALEEYGYRERLLALEAERENFLFTGLWKKHAHVYEFLQSGQCLAELTDSGSMQEELNVIDETICLTARFNTDRPETVFDAETNLLVPPVSGEYMTEMVEYVVETDDVRERLQSGETIYGENPAEQIVAFLDDRRDDVPFDWAHDRVGFETGAADFEYL
- a CDS encoding dihydrofolate reductase, producing the protein MAAEGTDAETDIEIVLVAAVAENGVIGTDGELPWHYSEDLAHFKETTMGHPVVMGRRTFEGIVADLGEPLPGRTNVVLTSQRRDFPDGAVGAGSLTAAVGAARETGSETAYVVGGATVYEQFLPDADRLVLTEVHDQYEGDTYFPEVAWDDWREASRDDRGELSFVEYVRRE